In Halobaculum limi, one DNA window encodes the following:
- a CDS encoding CPBP family intramembrane glutamic endopeptidase, with translation MVSFGPARRISAWFGSLDPRIRALVAALVVGFSGIVVASVVVVVVLLTLGLIGYQPSPLALIGLSLVLVQGVSFGGVASIYLIRRGRSPLSLFKIPSLRDLLVTVGGFFGSLTLLIVASLVVQQTGAPTAQNEVAQFGVENPEVLLLLIPAAFIFIGPGEEILFRGVVQNRLREAFSPWVAIPVASVIFGAVHYVALTGAAPGRFVTIGILSLLTLVFGAAYEYTDNLVVPSLIHGAYDAVLFAGLYVVVVYGPENATPGQAASLVVGDILALVPVV, from the coding sequence ATGGTAAGCTTCGGACCGGCCCGCCGCATCTCGGCGTGGTTCGGCTCGCTCGATCCCCGGATACGGGCGCTCGTCGCGGCCCTGGTCGTCGGCTTCTCCGGCATCGTGGTCGCGTCGGTCGTCGTGGTAGTCGTCCTCCTCACGCTCGGACTGATCGGGTATCAGCCGTCACCGCTCGCGTTGATCGGCCTCTCGCTGGTACTCGTACAAGGTGTCTCGTTCGGCGGCGTCGCGTCGATCTACCTGATCCGACGCGGACGCTCGCCGCTGTCGCTGTTCAAGATCCCGTCGCTGCGCGACTTGCTCGTCACCGTCGGCGGCTTCTTCGGGTCGCTCACGCTGTTGATCGTCGCGTCGCTGGTCGTCCAGCAGACGGGTGCGCCGACCGCACAGAACGAGGTCGCGCAGTTCGGCGTGGAGAACCCCGAGGTGCTCCTCCTCCTCATCCCGGCGGCGTTCATCTTCATCGGTCCGGGCGAGGAGATTCTGTTCCGGGGCGTCGTCCAGAACCGGCTCCGAGAGGCGTTCTCGCCGTGGGTCGCCATCCCGGTTGCGAGCGTCATCTTCGGGGCGGTCCACTACGTGGCGCTGACGGGTGCCGCGCCCGGGCGGTTCGTCACCATCGGCATCCTTTCGCTGCTCACGCTCGTGTTTGGTGCCGCCTACGAGTACACCGACAACCTCGTCGTCCCGTCGCTCATCCACGGCGCGTACGACGCGGTGCTGTTCGCTGGTCTGTACGTCGTCGTCGTGTACGGTCCTGAGAACGCGACGCCGGGACAGGCCGCGA
- a CDS encoding NUDIX hydrolase: MTDDAAGDHDGDDAAPDDLAWETFGTDIDYSCPGFDVRRDDVRLPDGTETDFHYVDEPPAVVVLPFTPDGDVVLVEEWRQAVGRVNRGLPAGTVEDGDTDLATAARRELAEETGHEAETVEQFTTVEPANGFANSVHHYFLAHGCEPSAEQTLDFNESIRPVTVDYDAFRDAVLAGEVRDGRATLGVSLYEARRE; the protein is encoded by the coding sequence ATGACTGACGACGCCGCGGGCGACCACGACGGCGACGACGCCGCACCCGACGACCTCGCGTGGGAGACGTTCGGCACCGACATCGACTACTCGTGTCCCGGCTTCGACGTGCGCCGTGACGACGTCCGCCTCCCTGACGGAACGGAAACGGACTTCCACTACGTCGACGAACCGCCGGCGGTCGTCGTCCTCCCGTTCACACCCGACGGCGACGTGGTCCTCGTCGAGGAGTGGCGGCAGGCGGTCGGTCGGGTGAATCGCGGTCTCCCCGCCGGAACCGTCGAAGACGGCGACACCGACCTCGCCACGGCGGCGCGACGCGAACTCGCAGAGGAGACTGGCCACGAGGCGGAGACGGTCGAGCAGTTCACCACGGTCGAACCCGCCAACGGCTTCGCCAACTCCGTCCACCACTACTTCCTCGCACACGGGTGCGAGCCGTCGGCCGAACAGACGCTCGACTTCAACGAGAGCATCCGCCCGGTGACCGTCGACTACGACGCCTTCCGCGACGCCGTCCTCGCGGGTGAGGTTCGCGACGGCCGGGCGACGCTCGGCGTGTCGCTGTACGAGGCGCGTCGGGAGTGA